From one Nocardioides yefusunii genomic stretch:
- a CDS encoding ECF transporter S component: MSRSTRRLASRSTDLTGSFLLDDRLRVGPRSALVLALVSVVGFMMLAWPFFLEVGDGQRVDPPFLFVALMPLLLLMVLAEMTEGGMDARVVAVLGLLSAINGVLRGLGAGVAGLELIFFLLILGARVFGPVFGFVLGCTSLFVSALFTAGVGPWLPFQMLVAGWVGMGAGFLPRRVSGRAEIWMLVAYGVVAAYAYGLLMNMWGWPLALGIEVPGYEATSLSYVAGAPLGENLHRFGVYTLVTSTGGWDTGRAITNAVAIAVLGPSVLASLRRVARKALVERR; this comes from the coding sequence GTGAGTCGTTCCACGCGGCGTCTCGCCAGTCGCAGTACCGACCTGACGGGTTCGTTCCTGCTCGACGACCGCCTCCGCGTCGGCCCGCGCTCGGCGCTGGTGCTGGCGTTGGTGAGCGTCGTCGGGTTCATGATGCTGGCCTGGCCGTTCTTCCTCGAGGTGGGTGACGGCCAACGCGTCGACCCGCCGTTCCTCTTCGTCGCCCTGATGCCGCTGCTGCTGCTGATGGTGCTGGCCGAGATGACCGAGGGCGGCATGGACGCCCGGGTGGTGGCGGTGCTCGGCCTGCTCTCGGCGATCAACGGGGTCCTGCGCGGCCTCGGTGCCGGGGTCGCGGGCCTGGAGCTGATCTTCTTCCTGCTGATCCTCGGCGCGCGGGTCTTCGGGCCGGTCTTCGGGTTCGTGCTGGGGTGCACGTCGTTGTTCGTCTCGGCGCTCTTCACCGCCGGGGTCGGCCCGTGGCTCCCGTTCCAGATGCTGGTGGCGGGCTGGGTCGGCATGGGGGCGGGATTCCTGCCGCGTCGCGTGAGCGGGCGCGCCGAGATCTGGATGCTGGTGGCCTACGGCGTCGTCGCGGCGTACGCCTACGGACTCCTGATGAACATGTGGGGCTGGCCGCTGGCCCTGGGCATCGAGGTGCCCGGCTACGAGGCGACCTCGCTCTCGTACGTCGCGGGCGCGCCCCTGGGCGAGAACCTGCACCGTTTCGGCGTCTACACGCTGGTGACCTCGACAGGTGGCTGGGACACCGGCCGGGCGATCACCAACGCGGTCGCGATCGCCGTCCTGGGGCCGTCGGTGCTGGCGAGCCTGCGGCGGGTGGCCCGCAAGGCGCTCGTCGAGCGACGCTGA
- a CDS encoding glycosyltransferase family 2 protein yields MSDSSSTVAPVPGVRDPAPADGEFVAEGRRSVQFLLPVYDEEEGIEHFHAELASTVAVLEDRYDVSFLYVDDGSADSSLEKLIELREHDERVCVVSFSRNFGHQKAITAALDMCEADAAIIMDTDLQDPPRVALELVEKWEQGVDVVYAQRRTREDSRFKRFSADAYYRLLARMASIEIPRNTGDFRLMDRRVVLELRKYREQNRFMRGLVSYVGFRQEAVLFDRDARFAGATGYPLKKMLRFAGDGIFGFSTVPLQVISRVGYFVSFLSVLGAVYALGVKLFAPESSVPGWAFLSIVVLLIGGIQITMLGILGAYVGRTYAEVQRRPLYSVQMVAGSPSGVVRRGERR; encoded by the coding sequence ATGTCTGACAGTTCCTCCACCGTGGCGCCCGTCCCTGGCGTCCGCGACCCTGCCCCGGCCGACGGCGAGTTCGTGGCCGAAGGTCGCCGGAGTGTCCAGTTTCTCCTTCCGGTCTACGACGAGGAGGAGGGCATCGAACACTTCCACGCAGAGCTCGCGTCCACCGTGGCCGTGCTCGAAGACCGCTACGACGTCTCCTTCCTCTACGTCGACGACGGTTCGGCCGACTCCTCGCTGGAGAAGCTGATCGAGCTGCGTGAGCACGACGAGCGTGTCTGCGTGGTGTCGTTCTCCCGCAACTTCGGGCACCAGAAGGCGATCACCGCGGCCCTGGACATGTGCGAGGCCGACGCCGCGATCATCATGGACACCGATCTCCAGGACCCCCCGCGGGTGGCCCTCGAACTGGTCGAGAAGTGGGAGCAGGGTGTCGACGTCGTCTACGCCCAGCGCCGCACCCGCGAGGACTCCCGGTTCAAGAGGTTCAGCGCCGATGCCTACTACCGACTGCTGGCCCGGATGGCGTCGATCGAGATCCCGCGCAACACCGGTGACTTCCGCCTGATGGACCGCCGGGTGGTCCTGGAACTGCGCAAGTACCGCGAGCAGAACCGGTTCATGCGCGGCCTGGTCTCCTACGTCGGGTTCCGGCAGGAGGCGGTCCTCTTCGACCGTGACGCCCGGTTCGCCGGCGCCACCGGCTACCCGCTCAAGAAGATGCTCCGCTTCGCCGGTGACGGCATCTTCGGTTTCTCCACCGTCCCGCTGCAGGTGATCTCGCGGGTCGGCTACTTCGTCTCCTTCCTCAGCGTCCTCGGTGCGGTCTACGCGTTGGGCGTCAAACTCTTCGCCCCCGAGAGCAGCGTCCCGGGCTGGGCGTTCCTCAGCATCGTGGTGCTCCTGATCGGCGGCATCCAGATCACCATGCTCGGCATCTTGGGCGCCTACGTCGGACGTACCTACGCCGAGGTCCAGCGTCGCCCCCTCTACTCGGTGCAGATGGTCGCCGGCAGCCC
- the ilvC gene encoding ketol-acid reductoisomerase encodes MAEMYYDADADLTLIQGKKVAVIGYGSQGHAHALNLRDSGVDVRIGLKEGSKSRVKAEDEGFTVETPDAAAAWAEVIVILAPDQSQRDLFANDIAPNLNDGDILVFGHGFNIRFGLITPPAGVDVIMVAPKAPGHTVRREYVAGRGIPDIIAVEQDASGQAWDYAKSYAKGIGGTRAGVIKTTFTEETETDLFGEQAVLCGGASQLIQYGFETLTEAGYQPEIAYFEVLHELKLIVDLMWEGGIAKQRWSVSDTAEYGDYVSGPRVIDPSVKENMKAVLADIQNGNFAKRFIEDQDNGAKEFLELRAKGAAHPIEATGQKLRGHFSWKQQDADYVEGSAAR; translated from the coding sequence GTGGCTGAGATGTACTACGACGCCGACGCAGACCTGACCCTGATCCAGGGCAAGAAGGTTGCGGTCATCGGTTACGGCAGCCAGGGCCACGCCCACGCGCTCAACCTCCGCGACTCGGGCGTCGACGTCCGCATCGGTCTCAAGGAGGGCTCGAAGTCCCGCGTCAAGGCCGAGGACGAGGGCTTCACCGTCGAGACCCCCGACGCCGCTGCCGCGTGGGCCGAGGTCATCGTGATCCTCGCCCCCGACCAGTCCCAGCGCGACCTGTTCGCCAACGACATCGCCCCCAACCTGAACGACGGCGACATCCTCGTCTTCGGTCACGGCTTCAACATCCGCTTCGGCCTGATCACCCCGCCGGCCGGCGTCGACGTGATCATGGTCGCCCCGAAGGCTCCGGGTCACACCGTGCGTCGCGAGTACGTCGCGGGCCGCGGCATCCCGGACATCATCGCTGTCGAGCAGGACGCCTCGGGCCAGGCCTGGGACTACGCCAAGTCCTACGCGAAGGGCATCGGCGGCACCCGTGCCGGCGTCATCAAGACCACCTTCACCGAGGAGACCGAGACCGACCTGTTCGGTGAGCAGGCTGTCCTCTGCGGTGGCGCCTCGCAGCTGATCCAGTACGGCTTCGAGACCCTGACCGAGGCCGGCTACCAGCCGGAGATCGCCTACTTCGAGGTCCTGCACGAGCTCAAGCTCATCGTCGACCTCATGTGGGAGGGCGGCATCGCCAAGCAGCGCTGGTCGGTCTCCGACACCGCTGAGTACGGCGACTACGTCTCCGGCCCGCGCGTCATCGACCCGTCGGTGAAGGAGAACATGAAGGCTGTCCTCGCTGACATCCAGAACGGCAACTTCGCCAAGCGCTTCATCGAGGACCAGGACAACGGCGCCAAGGAGTTCCTCGAGCTTCGCGCCAAGGGTGCTGCCCACCCGATCGAGGCCACGGGCCAGAAGCTCCGCGGTCACTTCTCGTGGAAGCAGCAGGACGCTGACTACGTCGAGGGTTCGGCTGCTCGCTGA
- a CDS encoding ABC transporter ATP-binding protein gives MIQLHDIEFGYAGRLILDHVDLTISDGEFLLLAGPTGAGKSTLLGVVSGLVPTYSGGVLRGDVTLDGESILALPARERADRIGYVGQNPAAWFVTDTVEEELAYGMEQLGFAPAVMRRRVEETLDLLGIADLRHRDLRTLSGGQQQRVAIGSVLTVHPRLLVLDEPTSALDPTAAEDVLATLTRLVTDLGVSVLVAEHRIERVVPFADRMVLLRGDGTLEVDVPQVVLESSPIVPPLVDLGRAAGWSPLPLNVREARRHVAKLRPVLADAVATGRVTPVDLPAATGTPALQATGVVVAHDRTPVLNGVDLALHPGRVSALMGRNGAGKSTLLWTLQGRLGRVGGEVRTAGTDPHAAGVDGRRALSGLVPQTAADLLYLETVGQECAAADAGSGAEAGRCRGLLERLAPGIDDATHPRDLSEGQKLALAVAVVLTSRPPVLLLDEPTRGLDYPGKAALATMLRDLADSGTAVLVATHDVEFVALACDRVVVIADGEVVSDGPTREVVAESPAFAPQVTKVLGAPWLRVDEVAEALSGVAS, from the coding sequence ATGATCCAGCTCCACGACATCGAGTTCGGCTACGCAGGCCGCCTGATCCTCGACCACGTCGACCTCACGATCTCCGACGGAGAGTTCCTGCTGCTCGCCGGACCCACCGGCGCCGGCAAGTCGACCCTGCTCGGCGTCGTCTCCGGACTGGTCCCGACCTACTCCGGGGGAGTGCTGCGCGGCGACGTGACCCTCGACGGCGAGAGCATCCTGGCCCTCCCGGCCCGGGAGCGCGCCGACCGGATCGGCTACGTCGGGCAGAACCCGGCCGCCTGGTTCGTCACCGACACCGTCGAGGAAGAACTCGCCTACGGCATGGAGCAGCTGGGGTTCGCCCCGGCCGTCATGCGTCGTCGGGTGGAGGAGACCCTCGACCTCCTCGGCATCGCCGACCTGCGCCACCGCGACCTGCGCACCCTCTCGGGCGGCCAGCAGCAGCGCGTCGCGATCGGCTCGGTCCTCACCGTCCACCCGCGCCTGCTGGTCCTGGACGAACCGACCTCGGCGCTCGACCCCACCGCTGCCGAGGACGTCCTCGCCACGCTCACCCGTCTGGTCACCGACCTCGGTGTCTCGGTGCTGGTGGCCGAGCACCGGATCGAACGCGTCGTCCCGTTCGCCGACCGGATGGTGCTGCTGCGCGGCGACGGCACCCTGGAGGTGGACGTTCCGCAGGTGGTCCTGGAGTCGTCCCCGATCGTCCCGCCGCTGGTCGATCTGGGCCGCGCGGCCGGATGGTCGCCGCTGCCACTGAACGTGCGTGAGGCCCGACGTCACGTCGCGAAGCTGCGCCCCGTCCTCGCCGACGCGGTCGCCACCGGACGCGTCACCCCCGTCGACCTGCCTGCCGCCACCGGAACTCCTGCGCTGCAGGCCACCGGTGTGGTGGTCGCCCACGACCGCACCCCGGTGCTCAACGGCGTCGACCTGGCCCTGCACCCCGGACGCGTCAGCGCCCTGATGGGACGCAACGGTGCCGGGAAGTCGACGCTGCTCTGGACCCTCCAGGGCCGCCTGGGACGCGTCGGGGGAGAGGTACGCACTGCCGGCACCGACCCGCACGCCGCCGGTGTCGACGGACGTCGGGCGCTCTCGGGGCTGGTGCCGCAGACGGCCGCCGACCTGCTCTACCTGGAGACCGTGGGCCAGGAGTGCGCGGCCGCCGATGCCGGATCCGGTGCCGAGGCCGGTCGCTGCCGAGGTCTGCTGGAACGCCTCGCACCCGGGATCGACGACGCCACCCATCCCCGTGACCTCTCCGAGGGCCAGAAGCTCGCCCTCGCCGTCGCCGTCGTACTGACCTCACGTCCGCCGGTACTGCTGCTCGACGAACCCACCCGAGGCCTCGACTACCCGGGCAAGGCTGCGCTCGCTACGATGCTGCGCGACCTCGCCGACTCCGGCACCGCGGTGCTGGTGGCCACCCACGACGTCGAGTTCGTGGCCCTGGCCTGTGACCGCGTCGTCGTGATCGCCGACGGTGAGGTGGTCTCCGACGGCCCGACCCGTGAGGTGGTCGCGGAGTCCCCGGCCTTCGCCCCGCAGGTCACCAAGGTGCTCGGTGCACCGTGGCTGCGCGTCGACGAGGTGGCCGAGGCACTCTCCGGGGTCGCGTCGTGA
- the ilvN gene encoding acetolactate synthase small subunit, giving the protein MTKHTLSVLVENKPGVLARVASLFSRRGFNIDSLAVGPTEHSEVSRMTIVVNVENFPLEQVTKQLNKLVEVIKIVELDRPASVRRELALVKIKADVDTRGNVLDAVQLFKAKVVDVSPDAITVEITGNADKLKDFLAVVEPFGIRELVQSGMVAIGRGPRSITERTAKPVPVPVPAPPVQG; this is encoded by the coding sequence ATGACCAAGCACACCCTCTCCGTCCTGGTCGAGAACAAGCCCGGTGTCCTGGCCCGCGTGGCCAGCCTGTTCAGCCGTCGTGGCTTCAACATCGACTCCCTCGCGGTCGGCCCGACCGAGCACTCCGAGGTCTCCCGCATGACCATCGTGGTCAATGTCGAGAACTTCCCGCTCGAGCAGGTCACCAAGCAGCTGAACAAGCTGGTCGAGGTCATCAAGATCGTCGAGCTCGACCGTCCCGCGTCGGTCCGTCGTGAACTGGCCCTGGTCAAGATCAAGGCTGACGTCGACACCCGCGGCAACGTCCTCGACGCCGTCCAGCTCTTCAAGGCCAAGGTCGTCGACGTCTCGCCCGACGCGATCACCGTCGAGATCACCGGCAACGCCGACAAGCTCAAGGACTTCCTCGCGGTCGTCGAGCCCTTCGGCATCCGTGAGCTCGTCCAGTCGGGAATGGTCGCCATCGGCCGTGGCCCGCGTTCCATCACCGAGCGGACCGCCAAGCCGGTTCCCGTCCCGGTCCCCGCTCCGCCCGTCCAGGGCTGA
- a CDS encoding acetolactate synthase large subunit, with translation MSEQGSTVTGAQSLVKSLENAGVTDIFGIPGGAILPAYDPLMDSTQIRHVLVRHEQAAGHAAQGYAAATGKVGVCMATSGPGATNLVTPIADAYMDSVPMVAVTGQVGKSLIGTDAFQEADIRGITMPITKHSFLVTEAEDLPRVVAEAFHIASTGRPGPVLVDVTKSVLQATTTFQWPTEITLPGYRPVTRPHSKQIREAARMMLGARKPVLYVGGGVIRSRASKELRALAEFTGIPVVTTLMARGAFPDSHVQHLGMPGMHGTVAAVMGLQRADLIISIGARFDDRVTGNLDSFAPGAMVIHADIDPAEIGKNRHADVPIVGDAKEVLVDLLHTLQAEKAAGHEGDYEEWIDFCAGNKKRYPLGYDKPADGSLAPQYVIERLGKIAGPEAIYASGVGQHQMWATHFVGFENPNTWLNSGGLGTMGYSVPAAMGAKVGMPDSTVWAIDGDGCFQMTNQELATCAINNIPIKVAIINNEVLGMVRQWQTLFYNERYSNTDLHTGPARPIPDFVKLADAYGCVGLSCDSEADVDATIEKAMEINDQPVVVDFRVNKDAMVWPMVAAGTSNDDIKYARDMAPKFDEDDI, from the coding sequence ATGAGTGAGCAGGGCAGCACGGTCACCGGCGCCCAGAGCCTGGTGAAGTCCCTGGAGAACGCGGGTGTCACTGACATCTTCGGTATTCCCGGCGGCGCGATCCTCCCGGCCTACGACCCCCTGATGGACTCCACCCAGATCCGCCACGTCCTCGTACGCCACGAGCAGGCTGCGGGCCACGCCGCCCAGGGCTACGCGGCGGCGACCGGCAAGGTCGGCGTCTGCATGGCCACCTCGGGTCCCGGTGCCACCAACCTCGTCACCCCGATCGCTGACGCCTACATGGACTCCGTCCCGATGGTCGCCGTCACCGGTCAGGTGGGCAAGTCCCTCATCGGAACCGACGCGTTCCAGGAGGCCGACATCCGCGGCATCACGATGCCGATCACCAAGCACAGCTTCCTGGTCACCGAGGCCGAGGACCTGCCGCGCGTCGTTGCCGAGGCGTTCCACATCGCCTCCACCGGCCGCCCCGGCCCGGTCCTGGTCGACGTCACCAAGTCGGTCCTGCAGGCCACCACCACGTTCCAGTGGCCCACCGAGATCACGCTGCCCGGCTACCGTCCCGTGACGCGTCCGCACAGCAAGCAGATCCGTGAGGCCGCCCGCATGATGCTGGGTGCCCGCAAGCCGGTCCTCTACGTCGGTGGCGGTGTCATCCGCTCCCGCGCGTCCAAGGAGCTCCGTGCCCTGGCCGAGTTCACCGGCATCCCGGTCGTCACCACCCTGATGGCCCGCGGCGCCTTCCCGGACTCCCACGTCCAGCACCTCGGCATGCCCGGCATGCACGGCACCGTCGCAGCCGTCATGGGTCTGCAGCGCGCCGACCTGATCATCTCCATCGGTGCCCGCTTCGACGACCGCGTCACCGGCAACCTGGACTCCTTCGCGCCCGGCGCGATGGTCATCCACGCCGACATCGACCCGGCCGAGATCGGCAAGAACCGCCACGCCGACGTCCCGATCGTGGGCGACGCCAAGGAGGTCCTCGTCGACCTGCTCCACACCCTGCAGGCCGAGAAGGCTGCCGGTCACGAAGGTGACTACGAGGAGTGGATCGACTTCTGTGCCGGCAACAAGAAGCGTTACCCGCTCGGCTACGACAAGCCCGCCGACGGTTCGCTCGCCCCGCAGTACGTGATCGAGCGTCTGGGCAAGATCGCCGGCCCCGAGGCCATCTACGCCTCCGGTGTCGGTCAGCACCAGATGTGGGCCACCCACTTCGTCGGCTTCGAGAACCCCAACACCTGGCTCAACTCTGGTGGACTGGGCACGATGGGCTACTCCGTCCCCGCCGCCATGGGCGCGAAGGTCGGCATGCCCGACTCGACCGTCTGGGCGATCGACGGCGACGGCTGCTTCCAGATGACCAACCAGGAGTTGGCCACCTGCGCGATCAACAACATCCCGATCAAGGTCGCGATCATCAACAACGAGGTGCTCGGCATGGTCCGCCAGTGGCAGACCCTCTTCTACAACGAGCGCTACTCCAACACCGACCTGCACACCGGTCCGGCGCGCCCGATCCCGGACTTCGTCAAGCTGGCCGACGCCTACGGCTGCGTGGGCCTGTCCTGCGACTCCGAGGCCGACGTCGACGCCACCATCGAGAAGGCCATGGAGATCAACGACCAGCCCGTCGTCGTCGACTTCCGGGTCAACAAGGACGCGATGGTCTGGCCGATGGTCGCCGCCGGCACCAGCAACGACGACATCAAGTACGCCCGTGACATGGCGCCCAAGTTCGACGAGGACGACATCTGA
- a CDS encoding energy-coupling factor transporter transmembrane component T, giving the protein MRGPRELHPVAWWTWAVGMAACASQTTNPWALVLLAVVTCTVVYACRGDGTWARAFKLYLWLAGITVVVRVLFRVLLGGTSTGTVLVDLPAIPLPDFAAGIQLLGPVTREQVLAGLYDGMQLACIMLAFGAANALANPKRLLKVLPPALYEIGSAMVVAVSVLPQLADSARRVKHAQELRGGETGRFRGLRRLLVPVLEDAFERSLSLAAGMDARGYGRSGAVDPKARRVTGALMVVGVLGTCVGVYGFLDRTTPAWVGWPMLALGVVCAVAGTASAGRRVQRTRYRAETWHREEICVAASAVIAALAWAWLSKDHLMDLHPGVTGPPPATLGILVPPLVALLPLLVAPPAPTVRNRTAPHADTLHSEAEVVR; this is encoded by the coding sequence GTGCGGGGACCCCGTGAACTGCACCCCGTGGCGTGGTGGACGTGGGCCGTCGGCATGGCCGCCTGTGCCTCGCAGACCACCAACCCGTGGGCGCTCGTCCTGCTCGCCGTCGTCACCTGCACCGTCGTGTACGCCTGCCGCGGGGACGGCACCTGGGCGCGCGCGTTCAAGCTCTACCTGTGGCTGGCCGGCATCACGGTCGTCGTCCGGGTCCTGTTCCGGGTGCTGCTCGGCGGGACGTCCACCGGAACCGTCCTGGTGGACCTGCCCGCGATCCCGTTGCCTGACTTCGCCGCCGGGATCCAGCTGCTCGGTCCGGTCACCCGGGAACAGGTGCTCGCCGGTCTCTACGACGGCATGCAACTGGCCTGCATCATGCTCGCCTTCGGTGCCGCCAACGCGTTGGCCAACCCCAAGCGTCTGCTCAAGGTGCTTCCGCCGGCGCTGTACGAGATCGGTTCCGCGATGGTCGTCGCCGTCTCGGTGCTGCCGCAGCTGGCCGACTCGGCCCGACGGGTCAAGCACGCCCAAGAACTCCGGGGCGGGGAGACCGGGCGCTTCCGCGGCCTCCGTCGGCTCCTGGTCCCGGTCCTGGAGGACGCTTTCGAGCGGTCGTTGTCGTTGGCGGCCGGGATGGACGCCCGCGGCTACGGACGTTCCGGTGCCGTCGATCCGAAGGCCCGCCGGGTCACCGGTGCGCTGATGGTGGTCGGGGTCCTCGGCACCTGCGTCGGCGTCTACGGATTCCTCGACCGCACCACCCCGGCGTGGGTCGGCTGGCCGATGCTCGCCCTGGGCGTCGTCTGCGCCGTCGCAGGAACCGCGAGTGCCGGACGACGTGTCCAGCGGACCCGCTACCGCGCCGAGACCTGGCACCGGGAGGAGATCTGCGTCGCCGCCTCCGCGGTGATCGCCGCGCTGGCCTGGGCCTGGCTGTCGAAGGACCACCTCATGGATCTGCACCCCGGCGTGACGGGTCCTCCACCCGCGACGCTCGGGATCTTGGTGCCGCCGCTGGTGGCGCTGCTCCCGCTGCTCGTCGCACCGCCCGCCCCCACCGTGCGCAACCGCACCGCCCCGCACGCAGACACCCTCCACAGCGAAGCAGAGGTCGTTCGATGA